The DNA segment TGACTGTTTCCATTCAGAAAAATGAATTTCTAAATTACTCTGAGCATCGGAAAGCCAAATAGTTCCATCTTGCAAAGTCGCCTGTAAATCCATGGTTCTGCTGCCAAATGCGGTGAGCTGAGTCAGCATTTCATCATCGATATAACGGATGCGCAGATTTTCAAAACCTCTGACCTTGCCTTCAATTTGCGACCACCAGACTCTGGCAGCCCGCTCACCGTATGCGTAAAGCACCACTTCGCGCGACTGGTTACAGGCTCTTTTCAGACGCTTCTCATCGGGCAGACCCAGTTCGACCCACAGCTCAATACCGTTATGATCGTTTTTACGCCAGATTTCCGGCTCATCTTCCGCGCTCAATCCACGAGTAAATGTCAGCCGCTCATCGGCGTGGTAAATCCAGGCGAGCAGGCGCAGCATCATGCGTTGTTCTGTTTCAGAGGGATGCTGAGCCAGTGTCAGATTGGCGTCATGAAAGAAATTGCGGTCCATATCAGCGATATTGATCACTGCTTTATAAATAGTTGCTTTTAACGCCATGGGAAACCTCTTGATGATAGACGCACAGTGTACTTGAAAGCGTCACGTCGCGACCAGTTTAACCCCGCAGGTCCTTCTGAATAACCGTTTCAACGCAAACGATAAACCTTTGTGGGTTGTCTAATAACTGAGACTCTCCTGTGCTATAGTCGATAAATACTGAGAGCTTATCTTTCTGCGCTTTCCTCAGAGGGATACGCTTTTAAGGGAGAACCTATGCAACAATACTGTGAGTTGGTACGCCGTAAATATTCAGAGATTGCCAGCGGCGATCTGGGATATGTGCCCGATGCATTGGGCTGTGTATTGAAAGCATTGGACGAAGTGGCAGCAAACGCTGACCTTCCGTCCTCCGTTAGGGACCAGGCGGCCTACGCCGCCGCTAACTTATTGGTGAGCGATTATGTCGATGAATGATGAGTACCAACCCATCAATTGTGATGACTACGACAATCTCGAGCTCGCCTGCCAGAGTCACCTGGTGTTGACACTGAAGCTGCGTAGCGGAGAAATCGTTGAGGCGAAGGCTAACGATCTGCTGATGCGTAAGAAAGTAGAATATCTGGTGGCCGAGGTGAACGGCGAACAACGCGATCTGCGTCTGGATTACATCGAAAGCTTTAGTCATCCGGAAATTGGCACCGTGGTGGTCAGCGCCGAATAGCGCGCCCTGCGCACGTCAAACTCACGGGCAATCTCAGGATTGCCCGTTTGCATTTCTGAACCCGGCTATTTCAGCGGCTCGAGGCTGGCGTAATAGGCCGCCAAATCGCTGATGTCCTGATCCGAAAGCGACGCCGTAAACGCCTGCATCACCCCAGCCTGCCCGCCGCTGCGCTCACCTTTCTTATACGCATGTAACGACAGAGCCAGATAATCTGCATTTTGCCCGGCAAGGTTTGGGTAAATCAAATTCGCCGCTTTCCCGTTTACACCATGGCAAGCGGCACAACTGGCCGACTTGGACTGCCCGGCCGCACTGCTTCCCTGAGCGAAAACCGGCGAACTCACCAGCATCAGCGCCAAAATACCTGCAACGATACGCATCACTTCTCCCGCTGGCAGATAATATCCACCTAAGAATGAATCATTTTTTATTGGACAACAGACCAGATAACCTGCCATTGCGCTTCATTATTTTCGGCCACGGCCTGACGGGTGATAAACCAGCCGGGCGCGGCGATAAGCGTTTCATTGTAGTAAATCAGCGGAATACGGTCACGCTGCCAGGGCGGCACACCGAGTTCAGACCATAACTTCTTAGCCTGACGCGCACGATCGCGCCCTACTTTTTCGATATTC comes from the Enterobacteriaceae bacterium Kacie_13 genome and includes:
- the rof gene encoding Rho-binding antiterminator yields the protein MSMNDEYQPINCDDYDNLELACQSHLVLTLKLRSGEIVEAKANDLLMRKKVEYLVAEVNGEQRDLRLDYIESFSHPEIGTVVVSAE
- a CDS encoding c-type cytochrome gives rise to the protein MRIVAGILALMLVSSPVFAQGSSAAGQSKSASCAACHGVNGKAANLIYPNLAGQNADYLALSLHAYKKGERSGGQAGVMQAFTASLSDQDISDLAAYYASLEPLK